From the Oceanidesulfovibrio indonesiensis genome, one window contains:
- a CDS encoding Fic family protein translates to MKRELQGRYVTISTVGEKAQAFVPAPLPPRPPIDWTPELRSKFDQALLALGRLDSVSTPLPDTSLFLYMYVRKEAVLSSMIEGTQSSLSDLLLFELDQEPGVPLDDVREVSNYVAALDHGLRLLEEGLPLSLRLFREIHGVLLTKGRGSNQTPGEFRRSQNWIGGTRPGNAAFVPPPAEEVLECMSKLELFLHDQPEPTPVLLKAALAHVQFETIHPFLDGNGRLGRLLIALLLCEQKVLREPMLYLSLYFKTHRQYYYELLNNVRMTGDWEAWLDFFSEAVIVTATQAVETAQQLLDLSNQDRDKISGLGRAAASTLQIHRALMEHPIATSGSLVEKTGITPTTVNKALGHLEQLGIVKELTAQKRNRLFSYAGYIEIMSRGTELPGR, encoded by the coding sequence ATGAAGCGAGAACTCCAAGGCAGATACGTGACCATATCGACGGTGGGTGAGAAGGCCCAGGCCTTCGTGCCCGCGCCGCTGCCGCCACGTCCACCCATCGACTGGACGCCGGAGCTGCGCAGCAAGTTCGACCAGGCGTTGCTCGCGCTCGGGCGGCTGGATAGCGTTTCGACCCCGCTGCCGGACACCTCGCTGTTCCTCTACATGTATGTTCGCAAGGAAGCGGTGCTTTCTTCCATGATTGAGGGAACCCAGTCGTCGCTGTCCGACCTGCTGCTGTTCGAGCTGGATCAGGAACCCGGCGTGCCGCTGGATGACGTGCGGGAGGTCAGCAACTATGTTGCGGCCCTTGACCATGGTCTGCGCCTGCTGGAGGAGGGGCTGCCACTGTCGCTGCGGCTGTTCCGCGAGATTCATGGTGTGCTGCTGACCAAGGGGCGTGGCAGCAATCAGACCCCGGGGGAGTTTCGTCGCAGCCAGAACTGGATCGGCGGCACCCGGCCGGGCAATGCGGCTTTCGTTCCGCCTCCGGCCGAAGAGGTACTGGAGTGCATGAGCAAGCTGGAGCTCTTCCTCCATGACCAGCCGGAGCCGACCCCGGTGCTGCTCAAGGCGGCGCTGGCCCATGTGCAGTTCGAGACGATCCACCCGTTTCTGGACGGTAACGGCCGTCTCGGTCGTCTGCTGATTGCGCTGCTTTTGTGCGAGCAGAAGGTGCTGCGGGAGCCGATGCTCTACCTCAGCCTCTATTTCAAAACACATCGCCAGTACTACTACGAGCTGCTCAACAACGTGCGTATGACAGGTGACTGGGAAGCCTGGCTCGACTTCTTCTCCGAGGCGGTGATCGTCACCGCCACCCAGGCGGTGGAAACGGCGCAGCAACTTCTCGACCTTTCGAACCAGGACCGCGACAAGATCAGCGGTCTCGGCCGGGCGGCTGCATCCACGCTGCAGATTCACCGGGCGCTGATGGAGCATCCCATCGCCACCTCAGGCTCGCTGGTGGAGAAAACCGGCATCACCCCAACGACCGTCAACAAGGCGCTCGGTCATCTGGAGCAGCTCGGCATCGTCAAGGAGTTGACCGCCCAGAAACGCAACCGCCTGTTCAGCTATGCGGGCTATATCGAGATCATGAGTCGCGGCACGGAACTGCCGGGCAGGTAG